Below is a genomic region from Spongiibacter nanhainus.
AAACACTGTAGGCTCTGTGCTGCCTTGCCAGAGCAGTAGCTGGGTAGAACCAAGCTGTTTGGCAGTCAGTAGAAACTCACGTGAATTTAGTACTTTTAAAGTCGCAACTTCCGGGTTACCAATAGCACTGCGTTTTACGCTGTACTTGGTAGACAGAGGCATCTGTTCGCCGACATTGAGTCGCAGCGTTTTATAGGGTGTTGCGGCCAGACTCTGCGCTGATACAGCCATACATATCAGTAAGAGTATGCTAGACAGCCATCCGTACTTCATGTGTTGGACTCCTGTATAATTCGTTTGCACCCGTGTCATTATTTTGGTACTCGCACTGTTTCGACTTTATCGCCGTTATAGACGTAAACTGATTTCGGTCTCGGCGGTGGAGTTAAGCCAGTTACTGCCTTAATAAAAGTAGCATCATCTTCGATATTTGCGTCGTCTGATGTCAGTTCGTCGCTTTGGCCGTTGTCGAGGTGGGCGAGATCGGCCTCACCTACTGCCACCAAGCGCAGTTCGCCGCGCTCTTCAGCCAAAATCAGCTTGTTGACGTCTTTCTCTGAAACTTGGAGAACTGCCGAGCGGCTTTTCTTGCCGTCTTCTCTGCCACTGCGTTGGTTCTTTTTCTCTTCTGGAGTAGTCACTTCAGGTCGCTCGGATTCGACCTCCTCACCAAAAGCCAGGACTTTTACATTGCGCAGAATTCGACGGGACAGGCTCTTGTCGTAAGTTTCCTTGGAGGCTCTAGCGGAGAAGATGACGTCAACATGATCGCCCGGTTTGAGAAAGCCGCCGGTACCTACGACCTCATCAACTTTAACTGCCAATGCCCGGTGTCCCGGCTCAATCAGTTGAGTAAGAGTGCTTTGTTTTTCGAAGTGCGATGGTCGAAGAACATCACCTTTTGCGATATCGAATTCGACGGTTTTACCCACCACATCGCCAATGCGGTTAAAACTGTCGTCGACTTTGATAGGGAAGGGCGTCAACGTGAGGTCTTCTGCGGTCAGGGTGTCTCCCCGTGCCAGGGTACGGGTTGTGACCAGCAGTTTTTGAGCGTACACATAGTCGCTAGAGGTGCTGGTGGCAGTCGCTGGCTCTACCCGCTTGATTTCCTGTTGGCTGATCTTGTAGCCAATAATACCCATAAACAGTGCACTGATGATGAGTAATGCCGCGATGATCTTTAGTGTTCTGGCTTGCATCTTCGTGTCCTTTGCATTGATTAGAGCCCGTTGGGTGGAGCGCGTCGGAATTCTGAACTCTGTGTCACTAAGATTAGGGGGTGTGTCGTTGCACTTGTATTGTGGTGTGTACGTATAGTTGAGAAGGAGGTTGAGAAGCTGTTCTCACTTTCTACTTCTCTTGGTCACATTAGAAGGCTGGCCTTGCCGACCAATGCGGCTGGCAGACTCGGCATCGGCCCCAAGCCGGGGAGATTTATAGCCTGTAAGCGGGGGGCGGCGCTGAAGCTTAACTCGCAGATTACCTCCGTACTTTCGGTGCAAGAAATCGCGGTGGTGAGCTCGTCGGCTTCAGCAAAATGAATCAGGCTAGGGATAGTGGCATTCCCATTCTCATCGACGCCGTTCTCGACGCCGGTTCCGGGGGAAATGCCGTCTATGGTGTCTTGAATGTGGTCCTCCCACTCGACGGCGGTTTCGCAATCTTCACAGGCGATGGCGACACGAAGTATCTCTTCGCTGGCGTAGGTGAAATTTTGAACCGTAAGAAAAGCCAGACTATACGCAGCGATGGCATAAATCAGGATAAAAAAGACCGGAAAAATCAGTGCAAACTCTATGGCGACAGCGCCTGTTTGTTTGCTTGTGGCCTTACCATAGTGGCCTTTGATATTCATAACTTGTTTCCCCTTCAGGCGATACACTCAAGTAAGACCAAAAAAAGTGGAATACACAGTAGTACCGACGTGCATCAACAGAGCCCCTAGGGCTATTGCCGACCCCAAGGGTAAGCCGAAGGTATCCTTTCCACTGGCTCCGCCGGGCGCTTCTAGACAGGCGGGATTGTGGCTGCAGGGTGCGCCAAGGCGGGGTGCGTTTCCTTCTATGACGCTGCCCGGATGTTGTTGCATATAACGGCAAAACTGCAGCATTAAAGCAACCGCTATGGTACCCGCTGCGAAGATGACCAATAGGGTCAGCGGTGGCCATAGGGGCGCTACTGCCACCATTAGCTTTACATCGCCACCGCCTACGACGCCACGTATATATCCAGGGAGGGTGAGGGCGAGTCCGATAAGCAGGTTCAGACCCACCTGCTGCCAGGCCGGCCCACCGAAAAAGCCCGCGTACACCAAGCCTGGAATAGAGAGAAGGAGCAGCGATGTATTGGTAATCCGCCGCTGCCGCCAATCCCTGGCTCCGATCCACGCCAGTAGCACGAGGCTACACCAGTAGAGCGCCATATAGCCTCCAGGGCAACGCTTCCCTGCTGTTGGTTATGTAGTTACTCGAGCTCTGTTTTGATATCGGTAAAGGCTTTACCCATACCAACAGTGGCATCGTTCGGGTCGCCGATAAGGGCTACAGCGAATACGATAACTGCTACCAGAATTGCAGCCATTACCGCGTATTCAATCGCGCTGACGCCACGCTCGTCATTTTTAAGTTTTACAATTTGGCTGGTAATAAAGTTTTTCATGATGCATCCTCTGGGTTTGGGTTTGGTAAATGTTGACCGAACCTCGTGAGATTCCCTCTCGGCCATGTGTCTACTTTGGTCGCATGCCGGTTTAAAAAAAATAGGTAGTTGCCCTAAGGGCTTAGCGCATTTCGTGTGACATATTTCGCATTTCCGCAAAAATGAGCAATAACCACAAAGATAGTGTGGATTTAACCCCTCAAATTCGCCGCGCGGCCATGGATTTGCTGGCTCGGCGGGAGCATTCTCGGCGTGAGCTAGCGACCAAGCTGGCGCGCCGATTTTGCGAGGAAGACACCCCGGAAGTTTTGGATGGCCTGGAGCGCGACGGTCTGCTCAGTGACCGGCGTTTCTGTGAGTCCTACACCAGGATGCGCAGCGAAGCGGGCTTTGGGCCGCTGCGGCTGCGGGCAGAGTTGCGGCAACGGGGGGTGGCCGAGGGCGTCATTGCGGAAGTGTGGGATGAGCTACCGCTGGATTGGTGGCAGGCTCTCTGTCGTCTTAATGAAAAAAAATACCGGGGCCAAGAATGTGCTGATCGCCGGGATGTGGCCCGCCGTGCCCGCTTTTTTCAGCAGCGGGGCTTCCCGCCAGACCTGATTGGGGATCTTCTGCATGTGTAAGCGCTAAACTTCGGGTCGCGCTCGCTGTCTCCATAGTGTCAGGCGTAGAGTGCATCGTTGATTGCTGAGCGTTAAAATTCGCTCTTGCTGCGCTGATGGCCGATTTCAGCGTGCTATTGCGCAAAATTATCAGTTGGAGACAAGTATATGAACGTAAAGAAATGGACCTCGTCACTGCTATTGGCTGGTGTCTGCACCATGGGGGCGACTGTCTCCCTGGCTCAGGCGGGAGGTGCCCCGGCTCAGCGTATGCAGCAGCTGGCTCAGCAGTTGGAGCTCACCGACGCCCAGCAAAAAGAGGTGAATAAACTGATTCAAAACTACGCAGATCGGATTAAGAAGCTGCAACAATCGACTTTGACCTTGCGCAACGATATGGCGGCTATCGATCTGGCAACACTGTCATTGGACGATATTTCCAAGATGAGCAACCGGGCCGGTAAAGTGGCTGCAGGAAGCACCGGAGCGGTGCTGAGAACCCAGTACGAGTTTTACAAGCTTCTCACGCCTGAGCAGAAGACGCGCTACGAAAAGTTGAGAGAAGAGAAAAGAGGGCAGTTGAAGGGCCTGTAAAGGGCCCTCTTGTAGCCGGGATATGGGGGCTTGGGGTGGCACGCCACCCCGTGATTGTCCGTCAGGGTCCCCTAGCTTGCCTTGCGCTGGGCGCCGGCCGCCTCGGATTGGGATTGTGCCGCCGCATTGATGACCGCCTGCAGGGAGGCACTGACCACATCCCGATGGGCCGCCACGCCGACATAGCGGGTGTTGTTAACCGACAGCAGCACATAGGCAATAGCCTGTGACGAGGTGCCGGCATTGAGGGCGTGCTCGCTGTAGTCGAGGATTTCCACGTTGTCGCCGTAGTGATCCTGCCAGCCGTTGACCAAGGCGCTAATGGCGCCATTACCCTGTCCAGTCAGCTGAATCTTCTTGCCGCCATAATTGAAGTGCAGCTTCAGCATGTCCTGACCGTCGTTTTCGGCGTTGTTTTGGCTGATGGCAAAGTCTTGCATGGCACAGCCATCCACGGGTTTAAGATAGCTACTCTCAAACAGCTCCCAGATTTGCTGTGGGCTGACTTCCCCGGAAATGGCTTCTGCTTGGGCCTGGACCTTACGGCTGGCATCAATTTGCATCCAGCGAGGCAGGTTCAGGCC
It encodes:
- the cpaB gene encoding Flp pilus assembly protein CpaB, with product MQARTLKIIAALLIISALFMGIIGYKISQQEIKRVEPATATSTSSDYVYAQKLLVTTRTLARGDTLTAEDLTLTPFPIKVDDSFNRIGDVVGKTVEFDIAKGDVLRPSHFEKQSTLTQLIEPGHRALAVKVDEVVGTGGFLKPGDHVDVIFSARASKETYDKSLSRRILRNVKVLAFGEEVESERPEVTTPEEKKNQRSGREDGKKSRSAVLQVSEKDVNKLILAEERGELRLVAVGEADLAHLDNGQSDELTSDDANIEDDATFIKAVTGLTPPPRPKSVYVYNGDKVETVRVPK
- a CDS encoding TadE/TadG family type IV pilus assembly protein, whose product is MNIKGHYGKATSKQTGAVAIEFALIFPVFFILIYAIAAYSLAFLTVQNFTYASEEILRVAIACEDCETAVEWEDHIQDTIDGISPGTGVENGVDENGNATIPSLIHFAEADELTTAISCTESTEVICELSFSAAPRLQAINLPGLGPMPSLPAALVGKASLLM
- a CDS encoding prepilin peptidase produces the protein MALYWCSLVLLAWIGARDWRQRRITNTSLLLLSIPGLVYAGFFGGPAWQQVGLNLLIGLALTLPGYIRGVVGGGDVKLMVAVAPLWPPLTLLVIFAAGTIAVALMLQFCRYMQQHPGSVIEGNAPRLGAPCSHNPACLEAPGGASGKDTFGLPLGSAIALGALLMHVGTTVYSTFFGLT
- a CDS encoding Flp family type IVb pilin; translation: MKNFITSQIVKLKNDERGVSAIEYAVMAAILVAVIVFAVALIGDPNDATVGMGKAFTDIKTELE
- a CDS encoding regulatory protein RecX, which produces MSNNHKDSVDLTPQIRRAAMDLLARREHSRRELATKLARRFCEEDTPEVLDGLERDGLLSDRRFCESYTRMRSEAGFGPLRLRAELRQRGVAEGVIAEVWDELPLDWWQALCRLNEKKYRGQECADRRDVARRARFFQQRGFPPDLIGDLLHV
- a CDS encoding Spy/CpxP family protein refolding chaperone, whose amino-acid sequence is MNVKKWTSSLLLAGVCTMGATVSLAQAGGAPAQRMQQLAQQLELTDAQQKEVNKLIQNYADRIKKLQQSTLTLRNDMAAIDLATLSLDDISKMSNRAGKVAAGSTGAVLRTQYEFYKLLTPEQKTRYEKLREEKRGQLKGL